A portion of the Lolium rigidum isolate FL_2022 chromosome 1, APGP_CSIRO_Lrig_0.1, whole genome shotgun sequence genome contains these proteins:
- the LOC124658413 gene encoding peroxidase P7-like — MADARIMHCLLAVSLLSLVAHAHAQLSTTFYSRSCPSLETTVWEVMKQAVVKEQRVGASLLRLFFHDCFVQGCDGSILLDAAGGEKSAGPNANSLRGFDVIDTIKARVEAKCPGVVSCADILALAARDGTFLLRGPTWKVPLGRRDSTTASQSLANANLPSSGSSLSTLISTFASKGLSATDMTALSGAHTIGLARCSTFRDHVYNDANINSSFAARRRKTCPRSGGDSHLAPMDVHSSRVFDNSYYQNLMARRGLLHSDQELFNGGSQDALVRQYSANPALFRKDFVTAMIKMGNINPLTGAAGQIRKNCRVVNR, encoded by the exons ATGGCTGATGCTAGGATAATGCACTGCCTGCTCGCCGTCTCTCTCCTCTCCTTGGTTGCCCATGCCCACGCGCAGCTCTCGACGACCTTCTACTCCAGATCCTGCCCCAGCCTGGAGACTAccgtgtgggaggtgatgaagcagGCCGTCGTCAAGGAACAGCGGGTCGGCGCGTCGCTTCTGAGGCTCTTCTTCCACGACTGCTTTGTCCAG GGCTGCGACGGCTCGATCCTTCTGGACGCCGCCGGAGGCGAGAAGTCCGCTGGCCCGAACgccaactccttgcgcggcttCGACGTCATCGACACCATCAAGGCGCGCGTGGAGGCCAAGTGCCCCGGCGTcgtctcctgcgccgacatcCTCGCCCTTGCCGCGCGCGACGGAACATTTCTG CTCCGTGGACCGACTTGGAAAGTGCCGCTGGGCCGGCGCGACTCGACGACGGCGAGCCAATCCCTCGCCAACGCCAACCTCCCCAGCTCCGGCTCAAGCCTCTCCACGCTCATCTCCACGTTCGCCAGCAAAGGGCTCTCAGCGACCGACATGACGGCGCTGTCCGGCGCGCATACCATCGGCCTGGCCCGGTGCTCCACCTTCCGTGACCACGTCTACAACGACGCCAACATCAACTCCTCATTCGCTGCGCGGCGGCGCAAGACATGTCCGCGATCCGGCGGCGACAGCCACCTGGCCCCCATGGACGTGCACAGCTCGAGGGTGTTTGACAACTCCTACTACCAGAACCTCATGGCACGGCGCGGCCTGCTCCACTCCGACCAGGAGCTCTTCAACGGAGGGTCGCAAGACGCGCTGGTGCGGCAGTACAGCGCCAACCCTGCGCTCTTCCGGAAAGATTTCGTgacggccatgataaaaatggggAACATAAACCCGCTCACCGGCGCCGCCGGACAGATCAGGAAGAACTGCAGAGTCGTCAATAGATAG